A genomic window from Candidatus Lokiarchaeota archaeon includes:
- a CDS encoding NTP transferase domain-containing protein encodes MAMKKAAILAAGDSTRMMPLSANVPKHLLPIAGKPLLFHTLEQLEAAGIEESLIVYGYNGEELKRAVESRDWGKMNIQYTFQKERKGTAHAASYASDFGGKDEILLMYGDVMVAPNTFSNLIKFHENGGYEATMSLYEVEDPSAYGVVQIQDGLVNRIIEKPDSDAQGNLANAGIYVVGDSVWDAISKTKESERGEYEITDSIESIAKEGRVGGFRLPSWWIDIGKPWDILEANKLVLQSQKRRLDGSIEEGAHIEGEVVVEENAKILSGAYIIGPVYVGAESKIGPNCYIRPHSSLGQDVRIGNAVEIKNSVIMDHTNVGHLSYVGDSVIGHNTNLGAGTITANLRHDDADIKVTVKGERRSSGRRKLGAILADNVKTGIGTCLGPGVVVGPGGRTGMGVIVDKDIEEDTLVMAQQQVEQRKMSGNE; translated from the coding sequence ATGGCAATGAAGAAAGCTGCAATACTCGCTGCTGGCGATTCGACCCGAATGATGCCTCTTTCAGCAAACGTCCCAAAACATCTTCTTCCCATAGCTGGGAAGCCGTTGTTGTTTCATACATTGGAGCAGCTTGAAGCTGCTGGTATTGAAGAATCGTTGATTGTATACGGATACAACGGTGAAGAGCTGAAGCGCGCTGTGGAATCCAGAGACTGGGGCAAAATGAATATTCAGTACACATTCCAAAAAGAGCGCAAAGGAACCGCTCATGCTGCATCATATGCCAGTGACTTCGGCGGAAAAGATGAGATTCTACTGATGTATGGTGATGTCATGGTTGCCCCAAACACCTTTAGCAATCTCATCAAATTTCACGAAAACGGCGGCTACGAGGCGACGATGTCCTTGTATGAGGTGGAGGATCCATCTGCGTATGGTGTCGTCCAAATACAAGATGGGTTGGTAAATCGTATTATAGAGAAACCAGATTCTGACGCCCAGGGAAACCTCGCTAATGCAGGTATCTATGTTGTTGGAGATAGTGTATGGGACGCAATCAGTAAGACAAAAGAATCTGAAAGAGGAGAATATGAGATAACAGATTCAATCGAAAGCATTGCAAAAGAGGGGAGGGTTGGTGGATTCAGACTTCCGTCATGGTGGATAGATATCGGAAAGCCGTGGGATATTCTAGAGGCAAACAAACTAGTCTTGCAATCTCAAAAACGGAGACTAGATGGTTCAATTGAGGAAGGGGCGCATATTGAAGGAGAAGTAGTTGTGGAAGAGAATGCGAAAATCCTGAGCGGCGCATACATCATAGGACCAGTGTATGTAGGAGCAGAATCCAAGATAGGGCCAAATTGTTACATACGACCGCACAGCTCACTTGGTCAAGACGTCAGAATTGGGAATGCAGTAGAAATCAAAAACAGTGTGATTATGGACCATACGAATGTCGGTCATCTTTCATATGTTGGCGATTCAGTAATTGGACACAACACGAATCTAGGTGCTGGAACCATAACTGCGAACCTCAGGCATGATGATGCAGACATAAAGGTCACAGTGAAGGGAGAAAGAAGAAGCTCTGGAAGGAGAAAACTTGGTGCAATCCTCGCAGACAATGTGAAAACAGGAATTGGGACTTGTCTTGGCCCAGGGGTAGTTGTTGGACCGGGAGGGAGAACTGGAATGGGAGTAATTGTTGATAAAGACATAGAAGAGGATACATTAGTTATGGCTCAACAGCAAGTAGAGCAAAGAAAGATGAGTGGCAACGAATGA
- a CDS encoding DEAD/DEAH box helicase — protein sequence MQEGNEVIGFLQYVLLVNSVARTVAGTESFVKMNLIKPRTIEHRDYQVNLAEAAAKESTMVVLSTGLGKTIIAALLAAKRLTRYSNSKVLFLAPSRPLANQHARFMKQVLTIGSDSIVCMTGDDAPSERPSIWKKSKIIVMTPQALQNDLVQNSYDLSNVSLIVYDEAHRGVGNYAYTFVAELYEKQAEHPLSLGLTASPGHKPEHIRQVCENLNLTQIEVRNEGSPDVKDYVVSVDTDIRYVRLPAEIEVLRDILYDLLDDYARPIKKYGYSLSDSRRMSRSEILEVQREVRREIGSYTDPPRHLFLIMKNLTSAIRIVQLLEFVGTQGLTPTFRYVQNMYEEVRNKKSSKGLQDLISRPEFDQFRNLLEALIAKGYRHPKADALLEIISEQLSVDEDSRILVFTRYRDTAAEVVDTIQQLDEVRASKFVGQSSRGSDKGFTQKKQLEVLEGFRSNEFNVLVATQVGEEGLDIPECNLVIFYDCVPSIVPYIQRKGRTGRKYPGQVIIFVAKGTHDEFYHWSVKKKLKKMPSALEEAEDDSQTSLEDFANEGDPTPKEKPSSPPTRTKDGKIKMIVDSRELPTAVARELARLDVVISGESLEIGDYIASEDVAVERKEANDFIESMIDGRLFSQLIDLKSTYRRPVLVIEGEQIIGLRAVNPASIYGALASIAIRIGVPIIWTRNEEETANVLYRIAYLEQEKEKKPIRTRPSESKSRDADMLEYILSGFPGIDTVISRAILTKFGTLDKVFSADKKELQSVNGVGPKKAGRIRRLLRTIHPFYEGEEKEDDAE from the coding sequence ATGCAAGAAGGAAATGAAGTAATAGGCTTTTTACAGTATGTATTACTGGTGAATAGTGTGGCAAGAACCGTGGCAGGCACCGAGTCCTTTGTCAAGATGAACCTGATCAAACCAAGAACAATAGAACATCGAGACTATCAGGTGAACCTAGCAGAAGCAGCAGCAAAAGAGAGTACGATGGTAGTTTTGAGTACCGGGCTAGGAAAAACAATCATCGCTGCCCTATTGGCTGCAAAGAGGTTGACCAGGTATTCGAACTCTAAGGTGCTTTTTCTAGCGCCATCGCGACCCTTGGCCAATCAGCATGCCAGATTCATGAAACAGGTGCTTACTATTGGTAGCGATTCCATTGTGTGTATGACTGGTGACGATGCACCCAGCGAGAGGCCTTCCATTTGGAAGAAATCGAAAATCATAGTAATGACCCCTCAAGCATTGCAGAATGATTTAGTTCAAAATAGCTATGACCTTAGCAACGTATCTCTGATTGTATATGACGAGGCGCATAGGGGAGTAGGAAACTACGCATATACCTTCGTTGCAGAACTATACGAAAAACAAGCAGAGCATCCACTCAGCTTGGGCCTCACTGCCTCACCCGGTCACAAACCTGAACATATACGCCAAGTCTGCGAGAATCTTAATCTCACACAAATCGAAGTGCGAAATGAGGGTAGTCCCGATGTGAAGGACTATGTTGTATCGGTAGATACAGATATTCGGTATGTTCGTTTGCCAGCTGAAATAGAGGTTCTCAGGGACATACTCTATGACTTGCTAGATGACTATGCACGACCCATCAAGAAGTATGGCTATTCGCTTTCAGATAGCAGACGAATGAGTAGGAGTGAAATTCTTGAAGTGCAGAGGGAAGTGCGAAGGGAGATAGGATCGTATACCGATCCCCCACGACATCTCTTCCTGATAATGAAGAATCTAACATCTGCAATCCGTATTGTTCAGCTGCTAGAATTTGTGGGTACCCAAGGTCTCACACCCACATTTCGCTATGTACAGAATATGTACGAGGAGGTACGCAATAAGAAGAGCTCAAAGGGTCTTCAGGACTTAATATCCCGCCCGGAATTCGATCAATTTAGAAATCTGCTCGAGGCACTCATTGCCAAAGGCTATCGTCATCCCAAGGCAGATGCACTCCTTGAAATTATCAGTGAACAATTATCAGTCGATGAGGATTCGCGAATTCTGGTTTTTACCCGATATCGTGACACCGCAGCAGAAGTCGTTGATACAATTCAACAGCTGGACGAAGTACGGGCTAGCAAGTTTGTCGGTCAGAGCTCACGAGGCTCTGATAAGGGATTCACTCAGAAAAAGCAGTTAGAAGTACTCGAAGGCTTCAGAAGCAATGAGTTCAATGTCCTTGTTGCAACGCAAGTTGGGGAGGAAGGACTGGATATACCTGAGTGTAATCTCGTCATCTTCTACGATTGCGTACCATCAATAGTGCCGTATATTCAGAGAAAAGGACGAACAGGAAGGAAGTATCCAGGTCAAGTTATCATATTTGTTGCAAAAGGCACACATGACGAATTTTACCACTGGAGCGTGAAAAAGAAACTCAAGAAAATGCCATCAGCATTGGAAGAGGCAGAAGATGACAGTCAGACAAGTTTGGAAGACTTCGCCAACGAGGGGGACCCGACACCAAAAGAGAAACCGAGTAGTCCACCAACTAGAACTAAGGATGGGAAAATCAAGATGATAGTGGACTCCCGCGAGCTGCCAACAGCTGTCGCCAGAGAACTAGCTAGACTTGATGTAGTCATATCAGGAGAAAGCCTTGAAATCGGTGACTATATCGCTTCAGAGGATGTAGCTGTTGAAAGGAAAGAAGCAAATGACTTCATAGAGTCTATGATCGACGGAAGATTGTTTTCACAACTTATTGACCTGAAATCCACCTATCGAAGACCGGTACTTGTCATCGAAGGCGAACAAATTATTGGTTTAAGAGCGGTCAACCCAGCATCTATCTATGGCGCTCTTGCTTCAATTGCAATTCGAATTGGGGTTCCTATCATCTGGACACGGAACGAAGAGGAGACTGCAAACGTACTCTATCGTATTGCATATCTAGAACAGGAGAAGGAGAAGAAGCCAATACGAACGAGGCCAAGTGAATCAAAAAGCCGTGATGCTGATATGCTGGAGTATATCCTCTCAGGTTTCCCAGGCATCGATACAGTGATTTCTCGGGCGATTCTCACTAAATTTGGTACGCTCGATAAAGTCTTCAGCGCTGACAAAAAAGAGTTGCAAAGCGTAAATGGTGTTGGCCCGAAAAAAGCCGGTAGAATCCGAAGATTGCTGCGTACAATCCATCCGTTCTATGAAGGGGAAGAAAAAGAGGATGATGCTGAATGA
- a CDS encoding helix-turn-helix domain-containing protein encodes MNPGARFGLEALKILTSDEAISAVHALNDDTRRRILNALKAKKMSTTELVEFLSKDDPENSIKPQTVRYHLKKLQESNLVELDGYAHAGNGNSHILKKVWRAVAEHIFIAATTIEDFPEREAYEVAKARNIIRPLEEIGFKIPENEDAVAEIAELFVEWDTLWRKCRDEAAKDLKNIGTLDPNVYVSLRRILSILHLTDSEYERYWEVSRHVTDRLRKAYRNGKGKNPEVY; translated from the coding sequence TTGAATCCGGGGGCGCGGTTTGGATTGGAAGCTTTGAAAATCTTAACCAGTGATGAAGCAATTTCAGCCGTACACGCATTGAACGATGATACTCGACGGCGGATACTGAATGCTCTGAAAGCCAAAAAGATGAGCACAACAGAGCTGGTTGAATTCCTATCTAAGGACGATCCAGAGAACTCTATTAAACCTCAAACCGTTAGATACCATTTGAAGAAACTGCAAGAAAGCAACCTGGTTGAACTCGACGGTTATGCCCATGCAGGCAATGGGAACAGCCATATTCTGAAGAAGGTTTGGCGTGCTGTAGCTGAACACATATTCATTGCAGCTACTACCATCGAGGACTTTCCTGAACGAGAAGCTTATGAAGTTGCCAAAGCGCGAAATATAATTCGCCCCCTTGAGGAGATTGGGTTCAAGATACCCGAAAACGAAGACGCGGTAGCAGAAATTGCCGAGCTCTTTGTTGAATGGGATACGCTCTGGCGAAAGTGTCGTGATGAAGCGGCAAAGGATTTGAAGAATATTGGTACACTTGATCCTAATGTCTACGTATCGCTACGAAGAATCCTCAGCATCTTGCATCTAACCGATTCAGAATATGAGCGCTACTGGGAAGTAAGCCGTCACGTAACTGACAGGCTTCGGAAGGCGTACCGAAACGGCAAGGGTAAGAATCCCGAGGTTTACTGA
- a CDS encoding phosphoadenosine phosphosulfate reductase family protein, with protein MLGGAPYLGEIRLFWCDTCNVPKAQETPCGVCAEEVREVEISPPGDSFPAMDGHLQLARAALDRQFGQGTGTSVLPDMKTIVMNKAPSLDSMFEIIIDGYVIGRLRYDIPKKQYTFLLTLEGGRRTAQVSEQKWVGCDADVVPFLLDGANLMQPGVSGCDAEIEIGDEVYVTDPSGLVVATGLARMSGEEMHEKEKGYAIKVREAAEPVAPQINPTQATWDDAVAANRKDLERIENEAISFVKRVVEEENKPVVVGFSGGKDSLATYLVVKNALDEPPPIFFIDTGIELPETTEFVKQFAREENVPLIGEEMNDAFWQAMDDFGPPARDYRWCCKIVKLGPAAQTIKNEFSGDVLNFMGQRKLESFRRSREPRVTSNPWVPGQKSANPIQDWNALEVWLYLFKENVPYNPLYKHGYQRIGCFLCPSSSLAELDSLKETHPRLHKRLSDKLMNWADEYGYPEEWVEFGFWRWKDLPTGQMNLVEKLDLDISRNRGSPSSELSLSLNDTIRTDDSSYEIQGKFSSGLDLHRVSKVMPIFGETTFSDGDVVLLTKRGNLEILLHRSGLLTIRGRRAEKIRDFADQIKHTVTRATLCQGCGSCVTRCEYDALELVNGKIQVNSQRCSGCLECNEWPCPTYLQ; from the coding sequence ATTTTGGGCGGTGCTCCCTATCTAGGCGAAATACGCCTATTCTGGTGTGACACATGCAATGTACCAAAAGCCCAAGAGACCCCATGTGGAGTGTGCGCTGAAGAGGTACGTGAAGTAGAAATCTCACCTCCTGGCGATTCCTTTCCAGCTATGGACGGCCATCTACAGTTAGCACGTGCGGCTTTAGATAGGCAATTTGGACAAGGCACGGGTACGAGTGTTTTGCCTGATATGAAGACAATCGTCATGAACAAGGCACCCTCTCTTGATTCAATGTTTGAGATTATTATAGACGGATATGTAATTGGTCGATTACGATATGATATACCAAAGAAACAGTACACATTTCTACTCACGCTTGAAGGCGGTCGAAGGACTGCCCAGGTGAGCGAACAGAAGTGGGTCGGATGCGATGCTGACGTAGTCCCGTTCCTCTTGGATGGTGCCAACTTGATGCAGCCCGGGGTGTCTGGGTGTGATGCAGAAATTGAGATTGGTGATGAAGTATATGTTACCGATCCTTCGGGCCTTGTTGTTGCAACCGGTTTGGCACGTATGAGTGGAGAAGAGATGCATGAAAAAGAGAAAGGCTATGCGATTAAGGTGCGAGAAGCGGCTGAACCTGTTGCGCCACAAATCAATCCCACACAAGCGACTTGGGATGACGCAGTAGCCGCAAATAGAAAGGACTTAGAACGCATCGAGAATGAGGCAATATCCTTTGTGAAACGGGTTGTGGAAGAAGAGAACAAACCTGTAGTGGTTGGTTTCAGTGGTGGTAAAGACTCTCTTGCGACTTATCTCGTTGTGAAGAATGCCCTAGATGAACCTCCTCCCATTTTCTTCATTGATACTGGGATTGAGCTACCAGAAACGACCGAGTTTGTTAAACAGTTTGCTCGCGAAGAGAATGTCCCCCTCATCGGAGAAGAGATGAATGACGCGTTTTGGCAGGCAATGGATGATTTTGGTCCTCCTGCCAGAGATTATAGATGGTGCTGTAAAATAGTCAAATTAGGCCCCGCAGCTCAGACAATTAAGAACGAATTCTCAGGAGATGTTCTCAATTTTATGGGTCAACGTAAGCTTGAGTCTTTTCGGCGTTCTCGTGAACCAAGGGTAACCTCTAATCCTTGGGTTCCCGGACAAAAATCTGCAAATCCCATTCAAGATTGGAACGCGTTGGAGGTCTGGCTATATCTTTTCAAGGAGAATGTACCTTACAACCCTCTATACAAACACGGTTATCAGCGAATTGGCTGTTTCTTGTGCCCGTCCTCGTCATTGGCTGAACTCGATTCATTGAAAGAAACTCACCCCCGCCTCCATAAGCGTCTTTCAGACAAGTTGATGAACTGGGCTGATGAATATGGATATCCTGAGGAGTGGGTCGAGTTTGGTTTCTGGAGATGGAAAGACCTTCCAACTGGTCAGATGAACCTGGTTGAGAAATTGGATCTCGATATTTCTCGTAATCGAGGTTCTCCAAGTAGTGAACTGAGCTTATCATTGAATGACACCATTCGCACAGACGATAGTAGCTATGAGATACAAGGCAAATTTTCTTCAGGTCTAGATTTGCATCGTGTATCAAAGGTTATGCCCATATTCGGAGAAACGACGTTCTCTGACGGTGACGTGGTGCTTCTCACAAAAAGAGGCAATTTGGAGATACTTCTACATAGATCTGGCTTACTTACTATCCGTGGGAGACGCGCAGAGAAGATTCGAGATTTTGCCGATCAGATTAAGCATACTGTTACACGAGCCACACTCTGTCAGGGTTGTGGGAGCTGTGTTACAAGGTGTGAATATGACGCACTTGAACTTGTAAATGGCAAAATACAAGTCAACTCGCAGAGATGTTCTGGTTGTTTGGAATGCAATGAATGGCCTTGTCCTACATATCTCCAATAG
- the deoC gene encoding deoxyribose-phosphate aldolase yields MELTSSKLAQMIDHTELKPDATPNRIRELCQEAIDHGFGAVCVNSCNVMLASDELAETNVNVCSVVGFPLGAMMTEAKAFEAECAVSNGAHEIDMVMNIGAMKAGDEELVEEDIAAVVEASNGKPVKVILETGFFTEGEITAACQLAEGAGAAFVKTSTGFGPRGASIEDVEIMNDAIGGRLGIKAAGGIHTYDEAKAMVDAGATRIGASRGIQIIGGAED; encoded by the coding sequence ATGGAGCTCACATCCAGCAAACTTGCTCAGATGATAGATCATACAGAACTGAAACCTGATGCCACCCCCAATCGAATAAGGGAGCTATGCCAAGAAGCTATAGATCATGGATTTGGGGCTGTATGTGTAAATAGCTGTAATGTAATGCTTGCTTCGGATGAGCTTGCCGAGACAAATGTGAATGTTTGTAGTGTAGTCGGTTTTCCCTTGGGAGCTATGATGACTGAGGCAAAGGCCTTTGAAGCAGAGTGTGCGGTAAGCAATGGCGCACATGAGATTGATATGGTCATGAATATTGGTGCGATGAAGGCTGGAGATGAGGAGCTGGTGGAAGAGGATATTGCCGCCGTTGTTGAAGCTTCAAATGGTAAACCAGTGAAAGTGATTTTGGAGACTGGTTTTTTTACTGAAGGCGAAATTACAGCAGCGTGTCAACTAGCAGAGGGCGCTGGAGCTGCCTTTGTCAAAACCTCTACCGGTTTTGGTCCCCGGGGAGCATCCATTGAGGATGTTGAAATTATGAATGATGCGATTGGTGGTAGACTGGGCATCAAAGCTGCTGGAGGAATCCACACCTACGATGAAGCAAAGGCTATGGTTGATGCCGGTGCAACAAGAATTGGTGCCAGCAGAGGCATTCAAATCATCGGTGGTGCAGAGGACTAA
- a CDS encoding CDC48 family AAA ATPase, with protein MVEIVLKVAEAEHRDIGRFIVRIDSMSMDEMGIRTGDIVQIQGNKDTAAIAWPAYQGDKGQDIIRMDGRIRRNAGVSLGENVKVRRADEEQARNVSLAPTSVPISPEPRFEEFVKRKLLNCPVTNGDTVFIPILGRAIPFKVTSTKPTGTVVVQHSSVLSISEKPTGDIVGTSQVTYEEIGGLEEPIQRIREMVELPMRHPEIFKRLGIEPPRGLILHGPPGTGKTLLAKAVASESEANFTHINGPEVMSKFYGESEQKLRKIFEDAEENAPSIVFIDELDAIAPKREDVQGEVERRVVAQLLATMDGLKARGQVVVIGATNRINALDPALRRPGRFDRELEIGVPDEPGRLEILLIHSRGMPLTSEGKGKVSLDELAKVTHGFVGADLEALCREAAMKALRRYLPSIDLEDERIPQEVLEKLEVNRMDFTSALREIQPSAVREVFVEVPDVQWEQVGGLDDVIQELIEVVEWPLKKPEIFNRIGITVPKGVLVFGPPGCGKTLLAKAVATESEANFISVKGPELLSKWVGESEKAVREVFRKARTAAPSIIFFDEIDAIAPTRGSVTGDSHVSERVISQLLTEMDGLEGLEDILVLAATNRPDLIDPALLRTGRFDRFIYVDAPDKKGREEILNIYTKDMPLDDDVDLKELVRKTEHFVGGDIEALCREAGMRALREDTQIEVVSKRHFDAALEKIHPSVTKDQLDKFQRLNEQLRRAASVSVGPQGYTI; from the coding sequence TTGGTTGAAATAGTGTTGAAAGTAGCCGAAGCTGAACACAGGGACATAGGCCGGTTCATAGTTCGAATTGATTCGATGTCCATGGATGAAATGGGAATCCGAACCGGTGACATAGTCCAAATTCAGGGTAATAAAGATACAGCAGCAATAGCTTGGCCCGCTTACCAAGGAGACAAAGGCCAAGACATCATCAGAATGGATGGTCGTATTCGACGAAACGCCGGTGTCAGCTTGGGCGAGAATGTCAAAGTTAGACGAGCTGATGAAGAACAAGCGCGAAATGTAAGTCTTGCACCAACATCAGTTCCAATCAGTCCAGAACCCCGATTTGAGGAGTTTGTTAAGAGAAAACTCCTCAACTGTCCCGTTACGAATGGAGATACCGTATTCATACCTATACTTGGGAGAGCAATTCCATTCAAAGTCACATCCACGAAACCAACGGGTACTGTGGTAGTCCAGCATTCAAGCGTGTTATCTATATCTGAGAAACCAACGGGTGACATTGTAGGAACCTCACAGGTAACATACGAGGAAATTGGCGGTTTGGAAGAACCCATTCAACGTATCAGGGAAATGGTAGAACTTCCAATGCGTCATCCCGAGATTTTCAAGCGGCTCGGTATTGAACCACCCCGAGGCCTCATATTGCATGGTCCACCAGGCACTGGAAAGACTCTCTTAGCCAAGGCGGTAGCTAGCGAATCTGAAGCAAATTTCACCCATATCAATGGTCCTGAAGTAATGTCGAAATTCTATGGTGAATCCGAACAGAAGCTCAGGAAGATCTTCGAGGATGCAGAAGAGAATGCTCCAAGCATTGTTTTTATCGACGAATTGGATGCTATTGCACCCAAAAGAGAAGATGTACAGGGTGAAGTTGAACGAAGAGTCGTTGCTCAGTTGCTGGCCACAATGGATGGACTGAAAGCGAGAGGACAGGTTGTTGTCATTGGGGCTACTAATCGAATAAATGCATTAGACCCTGCTCTCCGCAGACCAGGAAGATTCGATAGAGAGTTAGAAATCGGTGTTCCGGACGAACCGGGACGGCTTGAGATTCTACTCATTCACTCAAGGGGTATGCCTTTAACATCGGAAGGAAAAGGGAAAGTGAGTTTGGATGAGCTGGCAAAAGTAACGCATGGTTTTGTAGGAGCTGATTTAGAGGCCCTCTGTAGGGAAGCTGCTATGAAGGCGTTGAGAAGATATCTGCCAAGTATCGATCTTGAAGATGAACGTATACCACAAGAAGTTCTTGAGAAGCTTGAAGTTAATCGAATGGACTTTACCAGTGCGTTGCGCGAGATACAACCATCTGCTGTTCGAGAAGTCTTCGTTGAAGTTCCCGATGTACAGTGGGAACAAGTCGGAGGCCTTGATGATGTCATCCAAGAGTTAATTGAGGTTGTAGAATGGCCGCTGAAAAAACCCGAGATTTTCAACAGGATTGGAATTACTGTTCCCAAGGGTGTTTTGGTCTTTGGCCCCCCAGGATGTGGTAAGACCCTTTTGGCAAAGGCCGTTGCTACCGAGAGTGAGGCCAATTTCATCAGTGTTAAGGGACCAGAGCTCCTATCCAAGTGGGTGGGAGAAAGCGAAAAAGCTGTTCGTGAGGTTTTCAGAAAGGCAAGAACAGCCGCACCATCTATCATATTCTTTGACGAAATCGACGCAATTGCCCCAACGAGGGGAAGCGTAACAGGAGATAGTCACGTTAGCGAGCGCGTAATAAGCCAGCTATTGACAGAAATGGATGGGTTGGAAGGGTTGGAGGATATTCTCGTTCTGGCAGCAACTAACCGACCTGATTTGATTGATCCTGCACTCTTGAGAACCGGAAGATTTGATAGATTCATCTATGTAGATGCACCAGATAAGAAAGGAAGAGAAGAGATACTCAATATCTACACCAAAGATATGCCACTCGATGATGATGTAGATCTCAAGGAACTTGTAAGGAAGACCGAGCATTTTGTGGGTGGAGACATAGAAGCCCTCTGTCGGGAGGCAGGAATGCGGGCTCTGCGAGAAGATACACAAATCGAGGTTGTATCAAAGCGCCATTTTGATGCCGCCTTGGAGAAGATTCATCCTTCGGTCACAAAAGATCAACTAGATAAATTCCAGAGGCTTAATGAACAACTTAGAAGAGCTGCGTCGGTTTCTGTTGGACCGCAAGGCTATACAATATGA
- a CDS encoding MarR family transcriptional regulator: MSDEELQEELKDLKLTKSQKIVLDILRSSGKDGVTPKQLLDKVSFAPRTVRYALRKLLKKDLIKRVPCLQDMRQWIYVPA, encoded by the coding sequence ATGAGCGATGAAGAACTGCAGGAAGAATTGAAGGATCTCAAGCTGACTAAGAGTCAGAAGATCGTTCTTGATATACTTCGCAGCAGTGGTAAAGATGGTGTAACACCAAAGCAACTGCTGGATAAAGTATCCTTTGCTCCGCGGACCGTAAGGTACGCTCTCAGAAAACTACTCAAGAAAGACTTGATCAAGAGAGTGCCCTGCCTACAAGATATGCGGCAATGGATATACGTGCCTGCGTAA
- a CDS encoding elongation factor 1-beta: protein MARVIITLKVMPEDVDIDHEALLEKIKENIPEGTDVRATEITPVAFGLKAIRMNVAREESMGGTEDIEEAIMEIEGVGQVEVERVSRM, encoded by the coding sequence ATGGCAAGAGTCATAATCACACTGAAGGTCATGCCTGAAGACGTTGACATCGACCACGAGGCATTACTAGAAAAGATAAAAGAGAATATCCCAGAAGGTACTGATGTAAGAGCAACTGAGATTACACCAGTAGCATTTGGTCTGAAAGCAATTAGAATGAATGTTGCGAGGGAGGAATCAATGGGGGGTACAGAGGATATCGAAGAAGCCATAATGGAGATTGAGGGTGTAGGTCAAGTCGAAGTTGAACGCGTATCAAGAATGTAA
- a CDS encoding adenylyltransferase/cytidyltransferase family protein: MTRKKVLAAGKFDILHLGHLAYLRQAKDLAGSDGTLVVIIARDDTIEKERGAPPVFPQEQRRKLVEALEMVDEAVIGYDNEDHSAIVIDIKPDIVALGYDQNANRVHLKESLNKAGLEVRIARLKKKKADGLCSSTKIRKRIIAYYKENGSIPGME, translated from the coding sequence ATGACCCGTAAGAAGGTACTTGCAGCTGGAAAATTCGACATTTTGCATCTCGGTCATCTAGCATATTTAAGACAAGCAAAAGACCTAGCAGGTTCAGATGGAACGCTTGTCGTAATTATTGCGAGAGATGATACTATAGAAAAGGAAAGGGGAGCACCGCCGGTGTTTCCACAAGAGCAGAGACGAAAGCTTGTCGAGGCTCTAGAAATGGTTGATGAGGCTGTTATAGGCTACGATAATGAAGATCATTCCGCTATTGTCATAGACATCAAGCCGGACATAGTAGCTTTGGGATACGATCAGAACGCAAATAGGGTCCACCTCAAGGAAAGCCTGAATAAGGCCGGACTTGAAGTACGAATCGCCAGGCTGAAGAAGAAGAAAGCAGATGGACTATGTTCTTCCACTAAGATCAGGAAACGGATTATCGCCTATTACAAAGAAAATGGCAGTATTCCAGGAATGGAATAG